In the genome of Caldalkalibacillus thermarum, one region contains:
- the aroB gene encoding 3-dehydroquinate synthase, whose amino-acid sequence MESVKTLTVDLGERSYPIWIGQGLLSKLPAYLQTLGITSSQTLLVVTDDHVGALYLEPVLKGLQRAGFRVFSYSVPAGEQAKSLSHYEQIITYALEHKLDRQSVILALGGGVVGDLAGFVASTYMRGIPFVQLPTTLLAHDSSVGGKVAINHSLGKNMIGSFHQPLAVIYDTATLSTLPEREVACGFAEVLKHGFIWDEAFVDWLEENANPCRALQEPFLSEALYRACHIKSQVVSQDEKETGLRAILNFGHTFGHAFEALGHYRDFTHGEAVAIGMAVAAHVSEAVYGQQGLAERVTRLLSTYGLPVEWHTLPWSFEQVLEKMYTDKKVIAGRLRLVLLERMGRAVIADHVAETTLRAVWSLPFQNQL is encoded by the coding sequence ATGGAATCGGTTAAAACACTGACAGTGGATCTGGGGGAACGCTCATATCCCATTTGGATTGGACAGGGATTGTTGTCCAAGTTGCCTGCTTATTTGCAAACATTAGGTATCACGAGCAGCCAAACCTTGTTGGTAGTCACCGACGACCACGTGGGTGCCTTGTATCTTGAGCCAGTGCTGAAAGGCTTGCAAAGGGCTGGATTCCGGGTGTTCAGCTATTCTGTACCCGCAGGTGAACAAGCTAAATCCCTGTCCCACTATGAGCAAATCATCACCTATGCCTTGGAGCACAAGCTGGACCGCCAAAGTGTGATCCTGGCTTTAGGTGGAGGCGTGGTAGGAGATTTGGCTGGCTTTGTGGCCAGCACCTACATGCGGGGCATTCCTTTTGTCCAACTGCCCACCACCTTGTTGGCCCATGACAGCAGCGTGGGGGGCAAGGTGGCCATCAATCATTCCCTTGGCAAAAATATGATCGGTTCGTTTCATCAGCCTTTGGCTGTTATTTATGATACGGCCACCTTGTCAACATTGCCCGAACGGGAAGTGGCCTGCGGTTTCGCCGAAGTATTGAAGCACGGCTTTATTTGGGATGAAGCTTTTGTGGATTGGTTAGAAGAGAATGCCAACCCTTGCCGTGCCTTACAGGAACCTTTCTTGTCAGAAGCATTATACCGCGCCTGCCACATTAAGAGCCAGGTGGTCAGTCAGGATGAGAAAGAGACCGGGCTTCGGGCCATCTTAAATTTTGGCCATACCTTCGGCCATGCCTTTGAAGCTTTGGGACATTACCGGGACTTCACCCACGGTGAGGCGGTGGCGATAGGCATGGCTGTGGCTGCCCATGTGAGCGAAGCGGTTTATGGGCAGCAAGGGTTGGCGGAGCGGGTCACCCGCCTGCTCTCTACTTACGGTTTGCCCGTGGAATGGCATACCCTGCCCTGGTCATTTGAACAGGTGCTGGAAAAAATGTACACCGACAAAAAAGTGATAGCAGGCAGGTTAAGGCTGGTGCTCTTGGAACGGATGGGACGGGCCGTCATTGCCGATCATGTGGCTGAAACGACCCTCCGGGCTGTGTGGTCGCTCCCCTTCCAAAACCAACTGTGA
- the ndk gene encoding nucleoside-diphosphate kinase translates to MAVEKTFLMVKPDGVQRGLIGEIVQRFERKGFQLVGAKLMHISRELAEQHYSEHKEKPFFGELVDFITSGPVFAMVWQGENVIQIARDMMGKTNPADAAPGTIRGDYGVQVSMNVIHGSDSKESAEREINLFFKPEELLEYTRDINKWI, encoded by the coding sequence ATGGCTGTAGAAAAAACTTTCCTAATGGTTAAGCCCGACGGAGTTCAACGGGGACTGATTGGTGAGATTGTACAACGCTTTGAAAGAAAGGGATTTCAATTGGTTGGTGCCAAGCTGATGCACATCTCCCGGGAATTGGCTGAACAGCATTACAGTGAACACAAAGAGAAACCATTCTTTGGTGAATTGGTCGATTTTATTACCTCAGGTCCTGTGTTTGCCATGGTATGGCAAGGGGAAAATGTGATTCAAATCGCCCGTGATATGATGGGCAAAACCAACCCTGCTGATGCGGCACCTGGCACGATTCGGGGCGACTATGGCGTCCAGGTGAGTATGAACGTGATTCACGGTTCTGACTCTAAAGAAAGCGCTGAGCGTGAAATCAACCTGTTTTTCAAGCCGGAAGAGCTTTTGGAGTACACCCGTGATATCAATAAATGGATATAA
- the aroC gene encoding chorismate synthase encodes MRYLTAGESHGPQLTAIIEGVPAHLPLLKEDIDRELARRQKGYGRGRRMQIEKDQVQIKAGVRDGKTTGAPICLVVENKDWQHWRNIMSVEPLDEAHVGRKRVTRPRPGHADLNGAVKYAHRDMRNILERSSARETTIRVACGAVAKKLLRYFGMEVVGHVKQIGPVEASLDQLDQLSPQEIQRITEDSPVRCLDQEAALKMMQVIDKAKAEGDSVGGIVEVIVYGVPVGLGSHVHWDRKLDGRLGQAVLSIQAFKGVEIGIGFEAGKRFGSQVQDEIAWSRERGYYRKTNRLGGLEGGMTNGMPIVIRGVMKPIPTLYKPLQSVDIDTKQPFEASVERSDSCAVPAACVVMENVVAWEVARAFCEKFGHDHIFEMKAHYERYLEEARTF; translated from the coding sequence ATGAGATATTTAACCGCCGGGGAATCTCACGGCCCCCAGTTGACGGCTATTATTGAGGGGGTTCCCGCCCATCTTCCCCTCTTGAAGGAGGATATTGATCGGGAACTGGCCCGGCGCCAAAAAGGCTACGGGCGAGGGCGGCGCATGCAGATTGAAAAAGATCAGGTGCAGATTAAGGCAGGGGTTCGTGACGGTAAAACAACCGGCGCTCCGATCTGCCTGGTTGTAGAAAATAAAGACTGGCAACATTGGCGCAATATTATGAGTGTGGAACCCTTGGATGAAGCCCATGTCGGCCGTAAAAGGGTCACCCGTCCCAGACCGGGTCATGCCGACCTGAACGGGGCGGTTAAATATGCTCACCGGGATATGCGCAACATTCTTGAACGGTCAAGTGCCAGGGAAACCACCATTCGGGTGGCCTGCGGAGCGGTGGCCAAAAAGCTGCTCCGCTACTTTGGTATGGAAGTGGTAGGCCACGTCAAGCAGATCGGGCCTGTTGAGGCCTCTCTCGACCAATTGGACCAGCTTTCTCCCCAAGAGATCCAGCGGATCACGGAAGACTCTCCGGTACGCTGCCTTGATCAGGAAGCAGCTCTAAAAATGATGCAGGTGATTGACAAGGCTAAGGCAGAAGGTGACAGTGTCGGGGGCATTGTTGAAGTCATTGTGTATGGGGTTCCTGTTGGTTTAGGCAGCCATGTTCATTGGGACCGGAAATTGGACGGACGGCTGGGACAAGCGGTACTCAGTATCCAAGCCTTTAAAGGAGTGGAGATCGGTATCGGTTTTGAGGCGGGCAAACGGTTCGGCAGCCAGGTTCAAGACGAAATTGCCTGGTCCCGAGAGCGGGGCTATTACCGCAAAACCAACCGGTTGGGCGGACTTGAAGGGGGAATGACGAACGGGATGCCCATTGTGATCCGCGGCGTGATGAAACCGATCCCCACTTTGTACAAACCGTTGCAAAGCGTGGATATTGACACCAAACAGCCCTTTGAAGCCAGCGTGGAGCGTTCAGACAGTTGTGCGGTGCCGGCTGCTTGTGTGGTGATGGAAAATGTGGTGGCCTGGGAAGTGGCCAGGGCCTTTTGTGAAAAATTTGGCCATGATCACATCTTTGAGATGAAAGCCCATTATGAACGTTACCTGGAGGAGGCGAGAACATTTTAA
- a CDS encoding CheR family methyltransferase: MGDKDFEWFVKQFKQKTGVDLSLYKEPQMKRRLTTLRDKKGFDSFTRFFKAMEKDPQLVNDCLDRLTINVSEFFRNPNRWRVLEQKILPRLLQKGRPLKMWSAACSTGEEPYTLVMLLDQMMPAKKFQVLATDIDEVALSKARQGIYPARAVKEVPAPYLKTYFRQLNGLYYLSDEIKNRVLFKRQNLLTDPFGTGFDLIMCRNVMIYFTDEAKDLLYQKFSKALNQGGVLFVGSTEQIFHPEKYQFETEDTFFYRKI, from the coding sequence GTGGGAGACAAGGACTTTGAGTGGTTTGTCAAACAATTTAAGCAAAAAACGGGCGTCGATCTAAGCCTGTACAAGGAACCCCAAATGAAGAGGCGTTTAACTACCTTGCGGGACAAAAAAGGGTTTGATTCTTTTACCCGTTTTTTTAAAGCGATGGAAAAGGATCCCCAGCTGGTAAACGATTGTCTGGACCGTTTAACCATCAACGTTTCCGAATTCTTTCGCAATCCCAACCGCTGGCGTGTGTTGGAGCAGAAAATTTTGCCCCGTTTGCTCCAGAAAGGCCGGCCGCTGAAAATGTGGAGTGCCGCCTGTTCCACCGGAGAAGAACCTTATACGCTGGTGATGCTTTTGGATCAAATGATGCCAGCAAAAAAGTTTCAGGTTTTGGCCACAGATATTGATGAGGTGGCGCTGTCCAAAGCCAGGCAGGGCATTTATCCAGCGCGGGCAGTCAAGGAAGTGCCGGCCCCCTATCTAAAAACCTATTTTAGACAGTTGAATGGACTTTATTATCTTAGTGACGAAATAAAAAACAGGGTGTTGTTTAAAAGGCAAAACCTTCTAACTGATCCTTTTGGGACAGGCTTTGATCTGATCATGTGCCGCAATGTGATGATTTACTTCACCGATGAAGCCAAGGACCTTTTATATCAGAAGTTCAGCAAGGCTTTGAATCAGGGCGGGGTTCTGTTTGTAGGCAGTACGGAGCAAATTTTTCATCCTGAAAAGTATCAGTTTGAAACAGAAGATACGTTTTTTTACCGCAAGATATAA
- the hepT gene encoding heptaprenyl diphosphate synthase component II: MNLMDIYQELKDDIHVIEQELFRSIDSHYPLIEEAASHLLKAGGKRIRPIFVLLGGKSGVYDIERLKHVAVALELIHMATLVHDDVIDDAETRRGKPTVKAKWDNRVAMYTGDFILAQALSRITRLSDPRVHQILSKAIVDMCVGEIEQIQALYQWNQSLKTYFMRIKRKTALLMAISCQLGGLVCNAPEPVVRALYRYGYYVGMAFQITDDILDFTGSEKQLGKPAGSDLRQGNITLPVLASFRNPAIRDAIINEFKSGSPDMPKIINLIKQSGGIHVAKTIAQRYLEKARRSLEDLQSVYSKKTFIQITDFIEQRTY, from the coding sequence ATGAATTTAATGGATATTTATCAGGAACTAAAAGACGATATACATGTCATTGAACAGGAATTATTTCGGTCCATTGACAGCCATTATCCCCTTATCGAGGAAGCAGCTTCCCATCTGTTAAAAGCAGGGGGTAAACGTATCCGGCCGATCTTTGTTTTGCTCGGCGGCAAAAGCGGAGTGTATGATATTGAACGTTTAAAACATGTGGCCGTAGCCCTTGAGTTGATTCATATGGCGACTTTGGTCCATGATGATGTGATCGATGATGCTGAAACAAGACGGGGAAAGCCAACCGTGAAAGCCAAGTGGGATAACCGCGTGGCAATGTACACTGGGGATTTTATCCTTGCCCAAGCTTTATCCCGCATCACCCGGTTGTCCGATCCCCGGGTTCATCAAATTTTGTCCAAAGCCATTGTGGATATGTGTGTGGGTGAAATCGAGCAAATACAGGCCCTGTATCAATGGAATCAGTCTTTGAAAACATATTTTATGCGTATCAAACGAAAAACAGCCCTGTTAATGGCCATCAGTTGTCAATTGGGCGGACTGGTCTGTAATGCGCCGGAGCCGGTCGTGAGGGCCTTATACCGTTACGGATATTATGTTGGCATGGCTTTTCAAATTACAGATGACATCCTTGATTTCACCGGAAGCGAAAAGCAACTGGGCAAACCAGCGGGGAGTGATTTAAGACAGGGCAACATTACGCTTCCTGTTCTGGCCTCATTCAGAAACCCTGCCATTCGTGACGCGATTATCAATGAGTTTAAGTCGGGTTCACCAGATATGCCCAAAATCATTAATCTCATTAAGCAGAGCGGCGGTATTCATGTGGCCAAAACCATTGCCCAGCGTTATTTGGAAAAAGCCAGAAGGTCTCTGGAGGACTTGCAGTCGGTATACAGCAAGAAAACGTTTATCCAAATCACCGATTTTATCGAGCAGCGTACTTATTAA